From the Anguilla anguilla isolate fAngAng1 chromosome 8, fAngAng1.pri, whole genome shotgun sequence genome, one window contains:
- the tbc1d5 gene encoding TBC1 domain family member 5 isoform X4 has translation MQHPNFETRHPLQAEEHETGIDPLQNFNRTRQRGTLESSGSGSFTQSENIFLSYRKEWDELFLHSNYLARIRQAGLNGRLRSSRFRSVCWKLYLDALPEDKNQWINKTKELRAQYERIKETHITNPRKAAGHQDLMVNNPLSQDEGSLWNKFFQDKELRGMIRQDVLRTFPEMQYFQQEDVRAKLTDILFCYARENEQLLYKQGMHELLAPIVFVLHCDHQAFQHASETASPSEEMKSLLDPAFHEHDAYAMFSQLMETAEPWFSSFEREVRKGKEEIMTSIPFARPQDAGPSVAIVTKVNRIQDQLVKKHDIELHMHLNRLEIAPQIYGIRWVRLLFGREFPLQDLLVVWDALFADSITLDLVDYVFVAMLLYIRDALIASNFQTCLGLLMHYPPIGDVHSLLQKALFLRDPKNNPRPMNYQFQQNLDYYKTRGADLVNRSRASTRAPPLNINKVSSSLLSFGRKLIAPAILAPPSAIAPINSEVVSAPPSVSRTTPEATPSPAHSHPSAPTLHHRMLKSESMPVHLSKGASSRTASSSTSTESIPAGRDYPSASPPLSASKKDSFFNISRSHSHSKTMGKKEAEEELEVQVSFLQGQLNDLEAMCKYCAKMMNVHIGKIQEVILQENLEKEDEVLVSLAGLKQIKDILKGSLRFNQSQLEAEENEEITIADDHYCSTAQQDQDQDQDQDQDQDQDQDQDRDGLRDAPERDLPQPLPDQQTKVLGSLGSEGRNWDDYILISQDDDAPPEQEERRAGPPGGAEPVSAPKSRRGHGVEQETGLFQDPLMGAASGGVASGSSSALGSSPDDDSTHSKDSDFTIVTPADL, from the exons ATGCAGCACCCCAACTTTGAGACGAGGCACCCCCTCCAGGCTGAGGAGCACGAGACGGGCATCGACCCCCTGCAGAACTTCAACAGGACCAGGCAGA GGGGTACACTGGAGAGCAGTGGAAGTGGGTCGTTCACGCAGTCAGAGAACATCTTTCTCTCCTACAG AAAAGAGTGGGATGAGTTATTTCTGCACAGTAACTACCTGGCCCGGATCCGGCAGGCCGGGCTCAACGGCCGGCTACGCAGCAGCCGCTTCCGCAGCGTGTGCTGGAAG CTGTATCTGGATGCTCTCCCAGAGGATAAAAATCAGTGGATCAATAAGACCAAGGAGCTGAGAGCTCAGTATGAGCGGATCAAAGAGACG CACATAACTAACCCCCGAAAAGCTGCTGGGCACCAGGACCTGATGGTGAACAACCCTCTGTCCCAGGATGAGGGG AGTTTGTGGAATAAATTCTTTCAGGACAAAGAGCTGAGAGGGATGATTAGGCAGGACGTCCTGAGAAC gttcCCTGAGATGCAGTACTTCCAGCAGGAGGACGTGAGGGCTAAGCTAACAGACATCCTGTTCTGCTACGCCCGGGAGAACGAGCAGCTGCTGTATAAGCAG GGTATGCATGAGCTGCTGGCTCCCATCGTCTTTGTCCTGCACTGTGACCATCAAGCCTTTCAGCACGCCAGTGAGACGGCCAGCCCGAg TGAGGAAATGAAGTCCCTCTTAGACCCGGCGTTCCACGAGCACGATGCCTA tgcCATGTTCTCTCAGCTGATGGAGACAGCGGAACCCTGGTTCTCCAGTTTCGAGCGTGAGGTCCGTAAG GGAAAGGAGGAGATCATGACCAGCATCCCGTTCGCCCGACCGCAGGATGCCGGTCCCTCTGTCGCCATAGTGACCAAGGTGAACCGCATCCAGGACCAGCTGGTGAAGAAACACGACATCGAGCTGCACATGCACCTGAACAGGCTGGAGATTGCCCCACAGATATACGGCAT ccGGTGGGTGCGGCTGCTTTTTGGGAGGGAGTTCCCCCTGCAGGACCTGTTGGTCGTGTGGGACGCCCTCTTCGCCGACAGCATTACCCTGGACCTGGTGGACTACGTCTTCGTCGCCATGCTGCTCTACATCAGAGATGCCT TGATCGCCAGCAACTTTCAGACCTGCCTGGGCCTGCTGATGCACTATCCTCCAATCGGAGACGTGCATTCGCTCCTACAGAAAGCCCTGTTCCTCAGAGACCCCAAG AACAACCCACGACCCATGAACTACCAGTTCCAGCAGAACCTGGACTACTACAAGACCCGCGGTGCTGACCTGGTGAACAGATCCAG agcGAGCAccagggccccgcccctcaACATTAACAAGGTCTCCAGCAGCTTGCTCAGTTTCGGCCGCAAGCTCATCGCCCCCGCCATCTTGGCCCCGCCCAGCGCCATCGCACCGATCAACAGCGAGGTGGTGTCAGCTCCGCCCTCTGTGAGCCGCACCACGCCCGAGGCcacgcccagccccgcccactcgcaCCCGAGTGCGCCCACGCTGCACCACCGCATGCTGAAGTCTGAGAGCATGCCTGTGCACCTGAGCAAAG GCGCGAGCTCCAGGACGGCCAGCTCGTCCACCAGTACGGAGAGCATTCCTGCGGGGCGGGACtacccctccgcctccccccccctctctgcttccAAAAAGGACTCCTTCTTCAACATCTCTCGTTCCCACTCACACAGCAAGACCATGGGGAAGAAGGAGGca gaggaggagctggaggtgcAGGTGTCCTTCCTGCAGGGCCAACTCAATGACCTGGAGGCCATGTGCAAGTACTGTGCCAAGATGATGAATGTGCACATCG GGAAAATCCAGGAAGTGATTCTGCAGGAGAATCTGGAGAAGGAGGACGAGGTGCTGGTGTCCCTGGCTGGGCTCAAACAG aTTAAGGACATCCTGAAGGGCTCACTGCGGTTCAACCAAAGCCAGCTGGAAGCCGAGGAGAACGAGGAGATCACCATCGCCGATGATCACTACTGCTCCACCGCACagcaggaccaggaccaggaccaggaccaggaccaggaccaggaccaggaccaggaccaggaccggGACGGCCTCCGAGACGCACCTGAGAGAGACCTACCGCAACCACTGCCTGACCAACAG ACTAAGGTGTTGGGGTCTCTGGGCTCGGAGGGGCGGAACTGGGATGACTATATCCTGATCTCCCAGGACGACGATGCCCCGCccgagcaggaggagaggagggcgggCCCACcagggggggcggagcccgtAAGCGCCCCTAAAAGCAGGCGGGGTCACGGGGTGGAGCAGGAGACAGGCCTGTTCCAGGACCCCCTGATGGGCGCGGCGTCGGGGGGCGTGGCTTCGGGCTCGTCCAGTGCGTTGGGGTCCAGCCCGGACGATGACAGCACCCACAGCAAGGACTCGGACTTCACCATCGTCACCCCGGCAGACCtgtga